Within Homo sapiens chromosome 2, GRCh38.p14 Primary Assembly, the genomic segment GTGAACTGAATTGCTTCTAGCTAATGTAATTTGGGAGCAATGAGAATGATAATAGTAGAAGTGATAATAATCAATGAAAGCACAAACAGATTTGGCATCTAGGGAAAGTGTGGGGGCAGCTTCACTGCTGGGGTCTGACAGCGCAGACCCTGAGATTCTGCTCTGGTCAGCATGAGATAGCCCCTCAAGGTCCAGGTAGGATCAGGCAGCAGGCCCAGCCTGTCCTGGTACCTGTCCTTCCAATaccactgcccctgcccccagAGTTGCTTCCCTATAGAATGTGGGTaattccttccctctctctgtgtTAAAATGAATATCATTAACCATACCCATAAAGTAACCTAGATTCTTCTTTCGTTTTGAAATTCATCTAACTCTGACATTTCTATGGCTTTAGTGAATGTGATTAAACTTAGATGGATGAGACAATTCTCTTCTACTATATAAGCAAAGctgttaataaaaaaaatactctattacattttataaatcaaagaaaaatacacaaagtatTTACAGATTATCCCAGGCATTTTATAGTGAAGAAAGCCTGGCTTAGGTTGAGAAACTTACATATAAATAATGGGCAAAGCATTGCCCTCTGAAGCTTCTTTTTCAGATCTGACTACGAGCTTGATATTCTGTTTTTAAGTTCCATTCATTTAGCAAGCTCTTGAGAGACATTTTCAATTCTAGGCCATGAAGGTCAGGGTTTCATGTGCACAGAGAGCAACTCCTTCCTCCCTTGCTACTTCAATGGCTTTTTGAATCACTCTACAATAGCTTCAATAACCTCAATGGAAATCTGCAGAGTGGATCGTCAGTgatggtttgaacttcctccaGATTCCGCACTGATTATCCTACTGCAGTGGCAGCAGCAACACAAAATCACGGCTGTGCCAAGGGGCCTTCAGATTGGGAAGGCCACATGTGTGGGCTCTTTGGAACTGTGAATCCTTGTGTGTCACGTTAGGAATTTAAAGCACTGTAAAAGAGCCAGAAAAGATTAGACTATTTTGGAACTGTTTTCACATTGTTTTGTATGAGCTAATTTTCTTCCTATGTATGCATCTTCCTCTTAGGGTGCAGGATTCCCTAAGAAAGCTACTGGGTTCTATTTCCTCTCTGTCCCACAATACACTGCTTGAGTAgcctgaaacattcttttttttttttttttttttttgagatggagtctcgctctgtcacccaggctggagtgcagtggcgtgatctcggctcactgcaacctccgcctcctgggttcaagcgattctcctggctcagcctcctgagtagctgggattagaggtgcgcgccaccatgcctggctaatttttgtatttttagtagagatggggtttcaccacgttggccaggctggtcttgaactcctgaccttgtgatccgcctgcctcggcgtcccaaagtgctgggattacaagtgtgagccaccacgccgggccaaaacatttttaaaaaacaaaatttgtcaTGGAAAACTTCTCCCTAGGGCCCccatcacatgcacacacaacttATTTGTGTAGTTTCATTTTCTGGTTCACAGAtttccattaatttaaaaaaccagcaggtcaggcatggtggctcatgtctgtaatcccagcactttgggaggctgaggcgggcagatcacttgaggtcaggagctcgagaccagcctggccaacatggtgaaacctcgtctctaccaaaaatataaaaaaattagccgggtgtagtatcgtgtgtgcctgtaatcccagctacttgggaggctgaggcaggagaatcacttgaacccggcaggtggaggttgcagtgagccaagatcgtaccactgcattccagcctgggcaacagagtgagacggagtctcaaaaacaaacaacaacaaaaacaacaaaaaacccagcaaTGAAAGATTCTTTAGCTCTGCTGCAAATACACATTTTCAACAGATTTCTCATTTCATCTGAAACACTATAAGAAGTGACAAATGTCAAAGACAGAGAAAGGTCATCTACTTTGTCTCTGCTCATTTCAAAAGACAGCTGCTTTCAAATATTCTTACGTTCTGCCTCAATGTTAACCCAATCTCCCTTTCAGGACAGCAAGTAAATGCTGACCCTCTTGAGAGACTTACGTTTTATACAGACTTGTGATTCCAATATATGGAATACTTTCCATGTTGCAGCTGAGCCACGTGAACCTGATTATGAAGCAGGAGGAAATTCTTTCTTGGAGGAAAAGGTCAGAAGGACCCTAATAGAGGAGTATGTTTCATTTATAGCCAAGAAATAGCTTAGGCCCTGAAAGAACCTGCATCAAAATGAGTACACATGTCCTGGGATTTGGACTTTGCTGAGTTTCTTAGGTCAAAAGTGGGAGAAGAATTTGAGGGATTCGCTGAGAGTCCTATCAAAATCAGTTTTTACGTTTCTCTTTATCTCATGTTTACACACTGACTTCTCTGTACTTATGCAAAATCCTggtatttattttcccttttctactctttattccttattttatctctctctttttaaaacagacagggtctcactctgtcacccaggctggagtgcatggcaccatcatagttcactgcagccttgaactcctgggctcaagcaatcctatttcagcctcgcaagtagctgggactacaggccctcattaccacgcctggccagttttaaaattgtttgtagaacgacgtctcactatgttgcccaggttggtgttgaactcctgggcttatcagcaggccttggcctcccaaagtgctgggattacaggcatgagctaccgagGTCGGCCTATTCCTTACTCTAGAttaggggtgtccaatcttttggcttccctgggccacactggaagaattgccttgggccacacataaaatacactaaactAAGgacagctgatgagcttaaaaaaaaattcgcAAAAAGtctcaatgttttaagaaagtttacgaattcatgttgggccacattcaaagccgcCCCGGGCCCAGGCCGcgagttggacaagcttgctctagatCAGACATGATGTTAGTGGGAATTCTGACTCCTTCCAATTCCCCTGCAACAAAGTTTGTACCAGGAGCATTTGGCGAGTGTCCAGCAAGATGTGCCCGTGGATGTGGAtctccccaggccctgcccttccCGCACCCTCGGCGGGCTCTTACCAGCTCCCCTGCGCAGCGGCCTTTTCTCCGCCGTCCTGGGCTCCTTCCTGGGTTCCCGCTCTCCCGGGCCGGCGTCGGGGGGCGCGGGCTGGTGCGGGAGCGTGAAGCTCTGCAGAAGCGGCTTCCGGGGCAGGGGCGGCTTGGAGCTGAGCGGCTCGGGGGGCCGGGCCTTCCCCTTTCCTTGGTCGCTGGGGGCCCTGGTGCCTCGAAGGGCGGGGGCCGTCCCGAGGGGACACTTCTCCTCCTTCGGGAGCACGGTCAGCGACCTTTCTAACCGGACCTCGGCACTGTACCTCTTCACACCCTTCACCTCCTGAGAGGCGCCATCCCTGTATTTGAGCGAGAGGGAGGTGGACCGGAGCTTGACGGGGAAGGGGTTTCTGTCCTCACTCGGGGCCGGCTCCTGGGCGGCTGGGCAGGGCTCTCTCGTGCCGGGCGCGGCGGCCGCCTCCTGAGGGCTCTTGCGCGGCCCGGCCGGGCTGGCCGCCCTGTCCCCCGAGTCCTGAGGGCCGCGCTCCGCCAGCTTCCGAGGGCCAGGTTTCGCGTGCTGGGGCTCGGGGAGACCCTGGAGGTCGTCAAGAGCCGCCTCGCTCCTCCAGACCGGGCCGCTCCTCGCGAGGGGCAGGCGGCCGCTGGCCCGTTCCAGCGGGCGGGAGACGCCCGGACGAGGCCGCGCTCGGCACGAGGACACCGAGAACTTCTTCGCGCCTCGCAGCTCGGCACCGCCCCTCTCCGCCTTCCGCTCTGGCGCCGCCCTCTCGGCGCCCGCCGGTGGCGCCTCGGCTCGCTCGGCCTTGGGGCGCTCCGGGGCGGCGGCCTCTGCGTCGAGGGAACCGGGGCCGGGCTCCACCGGGGGAGACTCCGCAGCGGCAAGCGGCGGGGACGCGGCGGGGCCCTCGCTGGCGGCCGCGGGCCGGTGTTTCAGGCAGCTCTTGGGCGCCGGCGGGCTCGGGGCGGGCGCCGTGGAGGGCTCGGTCCCAATTCTCTCGGGCTCGGTCCCCGCTCCTCTCTCGGGCTCCGTCTCCGCTTCTCTCTCGGGCTCAGGCGCCGGCCCTGGGGGCCCCTTCTCCTCATCCGGGAGCACGGGCGGCGTCGGCTCCGCTTCCTTCGGGACACTGCGTTCTGGCCCGTCGCGAGCAGAGGGCGCCTCTGAGGTGGCGGCGGGGTCAGTCTCGGGGGGAGTCGTGTCCCCCTCAGGGATGGCGGTGGGAAACGGGCTCGCGACGTCTTCGGGAGCACAGACCACCTCCTCCGCCTTGTCCGTGGCCGGGGCACACGGGCCTGCGGGGGGCGCCTCCCCATCCTGCTTTCCGCCGTCGGGACCGGGATTCGGGGGGCCCTCCGGCGGGGACGGGGGCTCCACGCGGAGAGTGGGGGCCGACTCGGGCTCGGCGAGCTCCGGGGTGGCCGGGCGGCTTGAGGGGTCCTCCCCGGGGACGCCCCCCTCCTCCACGCTGGCCGTGAGCGCGGAGGAGTGCTGCAGGCGGGCGCGTCTGGCACGGGCCCCTCCGGGTGGCGGCAAGGGCGCCGGTGGCCCAGGCTCAGGGCCTCTGTCTGGCGCCACGTCCTGCTGCCCAGAGCTGGGGCGCTCTTCTGGGCTGACTTCCAAAAGTGGCTTCTCCTCgttttcctcctcctctggggTGCACGTCAGGTCGCTCAGGGATTCAGACTGAGCGCGCtgagagaaataaagataaaaagcatCGTCGCTATAGCCAATTCCAGGAAGCCTGTCACCTCCCCACTTTTTTCAAGGCTTATAATGGTTTAGTGATAGCAGCACTATAAAGCTGGCACTTAAGTAGGCATGTACCCACGGGTGTCTTTTCTCAGTCTGTATCCTACTGGTCTACTTGGGCTCACAAGTTTATCAGGACAATGGCAGATATGCCTCCAAAGTAAATGTCTACAGCTCCTCTGGCAGAGCCTCAAAACCAGTGGACTAGAGTAACGCCAAGGGAAGGCGACCAACAGCAGCCAGTGTCTGCTATGCTCTGTGCTCCCACacttgttatttcatttaatcttccatTCATCCCAGTGAGGAAGGGATGATGAGTCCCTTTTTGCACTTGAGAGCCAGGAACTCAGAGAGGCCAATACCTTGTTCAAGCCTGGGCAAGCAGGTGGCCGAGCTGAACAGCTGGGACTCTATGGCTCTGTGTTCCTCCCAGCCAGTCTCCCATGTCAACACTTCAGGAATGTACCCTCATAGTAAAGCCAGACTGGTTTTCCTAAAAGATGGCTCATATCATGCCAATAGCTAACCATGGCTTATAGGATAAAACCAAAATTTTCAGCTAAATTTAAAGTCCTAGATTCTCTGGTCTTAAGCCGTTTCTTCCACTCCCTACTCAGGTCAAACCAAGCCCTCAACACTGTGCCAGACACTTGGTCTGAGTGACTGtcacctccccactctcccccacccccctgcccccaaccTCCAAGATACTCTACCAGGGCCCCCAAGGACTATTTCAAACTCTCCCACTCTATGCAGTTTAAGATTCCCCCCTTCTCTGGCCTCCTGAAGCCCTACTGGCTTGGCAAACATACAGTGCCTTGTGATAGTCTTCTTCTGAAAGACCTCTAGAATTCAGATTCCAGTCCAACTTCCTCCTATTGTCACAAAGTCAGTTCCTGCTCTCTCGGGAAGGAAAGGAGCTCCAGGTAACCAAGAATCATTCAAAAGTAACATGTGGAAATGACGAAAAGGTTGATGGTGTAGAGACTGATCTTTTAGAAAGTTTGTGATATTAGACACCAAGAGTCACCCAGGCTATtgctctctccttccccttttctaAAGCAGGAACTGTGACAGGGTATGTTTGCAATAGGTTTTTCTTCTtgctgtttgttattattttaacatttttcatggCATCTGCTTGCTAATAGAATATAGGATGCCTGGGATGTTTGTGACAATACCTAAGCAAACTCTTGCCAAAATGCACAATCCTATTCTTTTGgatttaaaaagaggaagaggcacAAAGAAAGCTACAGAAGAACTTTCAAAAGCTGCAGGTTCTTTACTTTGCCATGTTGATGGCCTTCTGCTACTACAGGAAACTGCTGATGTTGAAACCTCTTTAGGATGGAGGTCACCTTTTAAAACTATCAGTCACAGAGCCCACACAAGGCAGCAGAGGGGGCAGCATGGCTGTTCTTTCCCATCCTGGGAGCATTTAGGGAGCATCTGAAAGCACCTTGATCCCTGAGAGGGGCCAGGCCACAAGGAAGGTCCTTATGGTTGGGAAGAGGGACCTCATGACCAACGGGCAAAGGGTGCTATGGACACTGAAGGACAGAGGCCCCCGGCATCATAGGTTCCACAACAGTGGATGGAGGAAAATATGGACACCTCTGAGAACTTCAGATATCCATGCCCGCTCCTTACCAAgcagggaaggggaaaagagggAAAGACCATGGATGTGACAGAGTTGAAATCAAGGAAAGGCTGTTTacctgtttgcccaggctggctacATCAGGTTTTCTGTTATTCTACAAAGTGGGATTCAAGAACTAAGTCAAGTTCAAATGTAAAGAAAGAAGGATATAAGCCCTGCCCAGATGGGAGCAAGAAGGGAGGCTGTGTTTCCACCTGGAATAGACACCACgcttcgctctgtcaccaagtcCTGGCCAGGTTGTGGCTGGCTATAAACGCCCTGGCCAGAGCCAAAGACATCCCCGTGGGATTCATAAATCACAGACTTGAGGGCCAGAAGGGAGCAGGCCCTGGCCCTGTAGTCTCATTCAGCACGAGTACAGGCAGGTCTTGAGTGACCGGACCTTGTCACACTGACACAGCACACAGCCTTTAACTGTGCATGCACTGGACACACACACCTAGGCACAAGTATCCTGGTTCCTAGCTGGCACATCAGCCTGAAGGTAACTCACCTTTGCTTCTTCCTCCAGCATTAGTCCCCTCAAAAGTCTACTCTGCTGGCATGAGTTTAAAGAACACCTTCCATATGCCCAAAGGAAAACTCACTCTCTTCAGGGAGTTGCTGAACTCCTGAGTGGCCCTAGCCCAACTGTCTCCAGCTGAGGCACCCAGCTTGCCCTGGGTACTTCACCAACACACCACAATCATGTCATGAGGGAAGGACAGAGGACATTAGCCTGTGAGCATCTCTTTATCAGCACTGTCAttctctgtggccaggctggtccccacTCCAGGGGGGACGCGTTACAGTGCCCGTCAGGTAGGGGAGAGGGAACAACCCTATGTGAACCTCGAACCTGCCAGTAAATGAAGCCAAAGTATTCCATGAGCCAGTTTCTCAGCTTCTAGGACTAGGAGGTAACGACACCCTGAGGCAGCACACCCAAAGAGGGGTCTGTCTTTCCGAGGCATGCTCCCCATGCTACTGAGTAGGCCCTCATCCAAGACAGTTGTCCACGCTAGTGTTTCAGcttctttcattcactcatttgttaaTTCACTCATTTGTTTGTTCAGTGGTTCATCCATTCAACAACTCTGTGACTAGAAATGTTCTAAGGGCTGAAAATGCAGCCAGGACAGGGTCTCAAAGAAGACTGGCAATAAGAGCACATCCATTTACAAAGGTCACTTTGGCATGTGGCGAGTGTTCTGAAGGAAGTGAACGGGCAGGGTGAGTTTTTCTGGGGGACTCTCAGGCCCCAAGGCTGGGACACAGCAGCACCAAGGCCTGAGGCTAGAGGCAGCTCTTGAGCTCAAGAGGCAGAAAGGTGGCCAGAACGCTGAGTGAGAAAGAAGGTAAGAAGCCTGGGGGGTAGGCAGGACCTGATGTGCCAGGCCTGGAGCGTGGACTTTCCTCTGAGTGCAGGGGGAAGGCAACCAGTATTCAGTAGTGAGTGTGTGAGGAATGACGGACAgacggatggatgaatgaatggagcaTTTCTGCAAGGGAGAGACAGATCTGGTTTATGTTTAAAAAGATGAGCAACTTCAGCTCCTGCAGCATGGCTCCATCAACTGTGGGGTGCTCAGAGGGGGCATGAGACCCTGTGTGGGGGAGTGAGGCAGGTTGGGGGGGGGCATAGGGGGGTGCCAAGCCTGCCTGGCCTGCCTCTGTGTGGAGAAGGAAACCCAATTACCGATGAGAGCCGCCTCATCTTACTCGACCGCTGGTTGCGGGGCTTGACCTGGAGCTTGTGCTTAGCTGCAGAGTTGTCCAGGCAGGAGGAGGATTCTGCAGGATAACTGAAGTCAGCCACTGGTGCCAGGCTGTTGTCTGAGATCCGGGCAGAGACGGTGCTGTCGCTCACGTGGTCTGGAGACACGACAGAGACCTTCGTGGGACAAGGAACAAACACACGGAGCATGAACTTCACCGTGTGAAATAAGGACGACCAACGCAACAATGCTCTTTTCTGCCCAGGCTGTCTTCCCACACTGTCTCTGGCTTTACGTGTGtggaaatactttctttttttttcccccaagatggagtcttgttctgtcaccaaggctggagtgcagtggcgtgatctctgctcactgcaacctctgccacctgagtTCAATCATtctcctgccaagtagctggtattacaggcacctgccaccacacccagctaatttttgtatttttagtagagacagggtttcaccatgttggccaggctggtcttaaactcctgaccttgtgatccgcccgccttggcctcccaaagtgctgggattacaggtgtgagccaccgcacccggccaatactTTCAATTTGATTCTCAACAAGGAGGGGTCTAGGATCCTTCTGGAGAAAGGTAAATGGCTGGGAGTTTAAAGTGTGGGGCCAGCTCCTGGAAACCAGCTACTCTTTCCCAAGACCATGCAGAGAACCTGTGTCTCAGGCTCCCCTGTCACCCTCCCATGGTGGCTGGCACAGGCACTTCAGACAAGAGCTTTCTCTCTCAAAACACACCAGCCTGATTTGTCCAAGGGCACAGTCACCTGGTCCTGTCTCTGGAAGCTGAGGGGAAGGTTCAGAGGTGTGACTTTAGAGGCTGGGGCGCAGGAAGTGCAAAGCCCACTGCCCAGTATTCCATCACTGGAGCCCTGTTGGTTCAACCTAGAAGGTCTCTGTGTGCTCATGTATCCTTTTGAAGAAATCTGGCTGGACATTGCCATCTGTTAAGTTACAGGTATTTTACTCATTTATACTTCAGCACGGAAGAACTGATAGCAAATGGCAAACATGTCACCTGGGACAAAGGGATGCTGGCAGTCATGTGAAAGAATGAAGGCAATACCCGCAGATCCCTGCCCCCGAACTTGGCCAGCTCCACCACTGAGTGAGGTCGAAGTGGGCTCCCCTGCAGACACAAGTTGGGATGAAACTCGGAGCGCCTGTGAGCACATGCAGCCCAGATGAGGGGCGAGGTGCACAGGGAGACTCTAGGAGGTGACAGGCTTTTCGTATAACTCTGTGATCTTCAAGCAAGCCTTCTATTCGAGCACGGTGTGCAATATTAGTGTCAAGTTTCCATTTAACTTAAGAATAGAGTTTTATTCACACAACAATTCAGTAAGCCCTCATGAAAACAGTGAATGAGGCAATGAGACAACACACCAGTGCCGTCCCCAGTGGCGAACTCCTAGGGTCATGGGCACATCCGCTGTTTCTTTTCTAATAACCCTGGGACCCCCACACAGAGCAGGTGCCCAGCAGCCTTTGCTAACCCGGACAGGGAACCATAAGGATGATCGTACTGGTGAGATGGGCTTCGATACGGGAGGAACAACCTCTTCTTGTTCATGTGAAGGTCTCTCCTATTTTCCAATAAAAGTGTAAGTTTATCTGTGTAAACAAGGAGGAGATAATTACTAAAATGGGGGAAAGGGGGCTAAAAGTGGACATAATCTATTTGAATTCTCTTTTAGCTACTCAGGTACTTACGggaataaagcaataaaaattatgttaaaaataagcCGCAAGTCTCCTGGCAACAAGTACATCTGTGCCTGTGGCTTTGGCTCTCACTGTGGTCACTGACAACTCAGGAAGTCACCTTAGATTGGGAAATCGATACCTTTCCCAGAGAGTCTTCCTTAAAGGTCACAAACAGgatgtgtacatttaaaaataagcatacaGAATCTGTAATATTTACCCTTGTCTAGAGGAACAATGTATAAACAtttggttaaaaagaaaatctcactGCCTAGGACTCATGAGAATAGACAAGATCAGCTGCTTTGCAAGTGCAGTAAGAATGATCACGGTGCCTGTGACAATAATACCCCTGACCACTCCTCTTTATAGAATAAAGCCCAATACCCTGAAGGCTCTGAAGGATGCACAGCAGGACCTCCTCCCTGTGGGCCGCCCTGCGTCTGTCCTGCTTGGGCAGATGTCTTGGGCTCAGGCCCACTGTGGCCCCTGGTTAGGGGACCTTGGCATGGAGCTTAACTTCCCTGACCTGTGCCCCAGGTACAAGCTCTCCCTAACTAGGGAACTCAACTCCTCTGGCCTCAGAACTCTCACTTCTGTTTCCACTGTTGCTCTGAGAGATCTTGGGGTCCAGAAAGACCCTCATCTTCATGACCAAGGAGAATTGTGTCTGTTGTTGATCAGTGATGTAACTACGTGAGGTGGTTTGGGGCCCATGGGGAGGAGGTGAGGGCTGGGAAGCTGGCTTCATGGGAGGGCTGGCAGCATCCAGAACATTCAGCTCTGCATGGCTTGCTTCCAGTCACCCAATTTTTCCTAAAATCTGTGATTCTGGATGATTCTGAAAGCAGAGGATTTAAAAGTCTAGCATGTGTCTCTCTGTTGCAGGGAAGGCAGCTCAAAGGACCCAAAGGAAACAGCTGGGGTCAGAAGCTTTTCATGGGCGGCCCTGAGTGACAGGTGCTTTAGGATGTGTGTCCTCAAAAAGAGGGGCTCAGCCGCTGAGGAGTGGGCTGGGGGCAGTGCATGCAGGAAGGACCACTGGACAGGAAGCAGGGGGGCCTGGCTGTTCGAGGGGTGAAAAGAAGCCGCTGGTCCTGCTGGGAAGGAGAGGTGCTGATCTACCCAATCTCATCTCATCCCCCCAAAACCCTCTGAGCCAAAACCCTCTCAGGACACAGATTCTAAGAGGTGATAAGCCTGCCTGAGGCCTCCCTCCGGAGCTGTGGGGcatgtatttgttcatttgcCACCAGATCTGTGTTCCCTCCCCATCTTCCCTTCCCGCATCACCAAGGAGCAAAATGACTCATTGGCCTTGCCAGTTTATCACACTCTACCTGGCATGTCCTGCTTCATAGCAGGACAACTAGAATATGACCAGTTAGACatcattttatcttaaaaacCACCAGGTAAACTTTCATCAGTTGTTATCACACTTGgtgataaaatttgaaaaattattccaTATATTTCCTGAAAAACTTATTCTATCAGGAAATGTCACCTTGGTTATAACATCAAATACTTGGTACTAAAGACTCTTTTTTCCACAATAATCTTAAAGTTTTCTGTCTATGTGGGCCTGTGTGTAAGCCTGTGGGTCAGTGTAAGGTATAAACAGTCTGCAGCCCATACTTTTGGGGCTTAAGGCACTATTAcatcaaataccacatattctacAAGCCCATTTTAAAGGGTGTGTTGTTTTTCCCTCTTAATCAACCAATTATGCATAAAAACTTTCAGGCCTCAAAATGCAATCATTGTGTCTTCAAAACGATGAAGACACTAAAGATTACCTTTCTGTTTTTAAGTCTTAAAAGCCCAAATTTTGGTTTCCTATGAAGCTGGTAGATTGTCCATATTACCCAATAATTGATAAAAtctcagaactttttttttttaaataaaggacc encodes:
- the CRACDL gene encoding CRACD-like protein isoform X5, which translates into the protein MGPPPPPGGLPAKRGEDAGMSSEDDGLPRSPPEMSLLHDVGPGTTIKVSVVSPDHVSDSTVSARISDNSLAPVADFSYPAESSSCLDNSAAKHKLQVKPRNQRSSKMRRLSSRAQSESLSDLTCTPEEEENEEKPLLEVSPEERPSSGQQDVAPDRGPEPGPPAPLPPPGGARARRARLQHSSALTASVEEGGVPGEDPSSRPATPELAEPESAPTLRVEPPSPPEGPPNPGPDGGKQDGEAPPAGPCAPATDKAEEVVCAPEDVASPFPTAIPEGDTTPPETDPAATSEAPSARDGPERSVPKEAEPTPPVLPDEEKGPPGPAPEPEREAETEPERGAGTEPERIGTEPSTAPAPSPPAPKSCLKHRPAAASEGPAASPPLAAAESPPVEPGPGSLDAEAAAPERPKAERAEAPPAGAERAAPERKAERGGAELRGAKKFSVSSCRARPRPGVSRPLERASGRLPLARSGPVWRSEAALDDLQGLPEPQHAKPGPRKLAERGPQDSGDRAASPAGPRKSPQEAAAAPGTREPCPAAQEPAPSEDRNPFPVKLRSTSLSLKYRDGASQEVKGVKRYSAEVRLERSLTVLPKEEKCPLGTAPALRGTRAPSDQGKGKARPPEPLSSKPPLPRKPLLQSFTLPHQPAPPDAGPGEREPRKEPRTAEKRPLRRGAEKSLPPAATGPGADGQPAPPWITVTRQKRRGTLDQPPNQEDKPGARTLKSEPGKQAKVPERGQEPVKQADFVRSKSFLITPVKPAVDRKQGAKLNFKEGLQRGISLSHQNLAAQSAVMMEKELHQLKRASYASTDQPSWMELARKKSQAWSDMPQIIK
- the CRACDL gene encoding CRACD-like protein isoform X6 → MRRLSSRAQSESLSDLTCTPEEEENEEKPLLEVSPEERPSSGQQDVAPDRGPEPGPPAPLPPPGGARARRARLQHSSALTASVEEGGVPGEDPSSRPATPELAEPESAPTLRVEPPSPPEGPPNPGPDGGKQDGEAPPAGPCAPATDKAEEVVCAPEDVASPFPTAIPEGDTTPPETDPAATSEAPSARDGPERSVPKEAEPTPPVLPDEEKGPPGPAPEPEREAETEPERGAGTEPERIGTEPSTAPAPSPPAPKSCLKHRPAAASEGPAASPPLAAAESPPVEPGPGSLDAEAAAPERPKAERAEAPPAGAERAAPERKAERGGAELRGAKKFSVSSCRARPRPGVSRPLERASGRLPLARSGPVWRSEAALDDLQGLPEPQHAKPGPRKLAERGPQDSGDRAASPAGPRKSPQEAAAAPGTREPCPAAQEPAPSEDRNPFPVKLRSTSLSLKYRDGASQEVKGVKRYSAEVRLERSLTVLPKEEKCPLGTAPALRGTRAPSDQGKGKARPPEPLSSKPPLPRKPLLQSFTLPHQPAPPDAGPGEREPRKEPRTAEKRPLRRGAEKSLPPAATGPGADGQPAPPWITVTRQKRRGTLDQPPNQEDKPGARTLKSEPGKQAKVPERGQEPVKQADFVRSKSFLITPVKPAVDRKQGAKLNFKEGLQRGISLSHQNLAAQSAVMMEKELHQLKRASYASTDQPSWMELARKKSQAWSDMPQIIK
- the CRACDL gene encoding CRACD-like protein isoform X2, encoding MRELEAHSTLRRMAAFYQCIRPDPSELDMISTRVMDIKLREAAEGLGEDSTGKKKSKFKTFKKFFGKKKRKESPSSTGSSTWKQSQTRNEVIAIESGPVGYDSEDELEESRGTLGSRALSHDSIFIPESGQDATRPVRVFSQENVCDRIKALQLKIQCNVKMGPPPPPGGLPAKRGEDAGMSSEDDGLPRSPPEMSLLHDVGPGTTIKVSVVSPDHVSDSTVSARISDNSLAPVADFSYPAESSSCLDNSAAKHKLQVKPRNQRSSKMRRLSSRAQSESLSDLTCTPEEEENEEKPLLEVSPEERPSSGQQDVAPDRGPEPGPPAPLPPPGGARARRARLQHSSALTASVEEGGVPGEDPSSRPATPELAEPESAPTLRVEPPSPPEGPPNPGPDGGKQDGEAPPAGPCAPATDKAEEVVCAPEDVASPFPTAIPEGDTTPPETDPAATSEAPSARDGPERSVPKEAEPTPPVLPDEEKGPPGPAPEPEREAETEPERGAGTEPERIGTEPSTAPAPSPPAPKSCLKHRPAAASEGPAASPPLAAAESPPVEPGPGSLDAEAAAPERPKAERAEAPPAGAERAAPERKAERGGAELRGAKKFSVSSCRARPRPGVSRPLERASGRLPLARSGPVWRSEAALDDLQGLPEPQHAKPGPRKLAERGPQDSGDRAASPAGPRKSPQEAAAAPGTREPCPAAQEPAPSEDRNPFPVKLRSTSLSLKYRDGASQEVKGVKRYSAEVRLERSLTVLPKEEKCPLGTAPALRGTRAPSDQGKGKARPPEPLSSKPPLPRKPLLQSFTLPHQPAPPDAGPGEREPRKEPRTAEKRPLRRGAEKSLPPAATGPGADGQPAPPWITVTRQKRRGTLDQPPNQEDKPGARTLKSEPGKQAKVPERGQEPVKQADFVRSKSFLITPVKPAVDRKQGAKLNFKEGLQRGISLSHQNLAQSAVMMEKELHQLKRASYASTDQPSWMELARKKSQAWSDMPQIIK
- the CRACDL gene encoding CRACD-like protein encodes the protein MISTRVMDIKLREAAEGLGEDSTGKKKSKFKTFKKFFGKKKRKESPSSTGSSTWKQSQTRNEVIAIESGPVGYDSEDELEESRGTLGSRALSHDSIFIPESGQDATRPVRVFSQENVCDRIKALQLKIQCNVKMGPPPPPGGLPAKRGEDAGMSSEDDGLPRSPPEMSLLHDVGPGTTIKVSVVSPDHVSDSTVSARISDNSLAPVADFSYPAESSSCLDNSAAKHKLQVKPRNQRSSKMRRLSSRAQSESLSDLTCTPEEEENEEKPLLEVSPEERPSSGQQDVAPDRGPEPGPPAPLPPPGGARARRARLQHSSALTASVEEGGVPGEDPSSRPATPELAEPESAPTLRVEPPSPPEGPPNPGPDGGKQDGEAPPAGPCAPATDKAEEVVCAPEDVASPFPTAIPEGDTTPPETDPAATSEAPSARDGPERSVPKEAEPTPPVLPDEEKGPPGPAPEPEREAETEPERGAGTEPERIGTEPSTAPAPSPPAPKSCLKHRPAAASEGPAASPPLAAAESPPVEPGPGSLDAEAAAPERPKAERAEAPPAGAERAAPERKAERGGAELRGAKKFSVSSCRARPRPGVSRPLERASGRLPLARSGPVWRSEAALDDLQGLPEPQHAKPGPRKLAERGPQDSGDRAASPAGPRKSPQEAAAAPGTREPCPAAQEPAPSEDRNPFPVKLRSTSLSLKYRDGASQEVKGVKRYSAEVRLERSLTVLPKEEKCPLGTAPALRGTRAPSDQGKGKARPPEPLSSKPPLPRKPLLQSFTLPHQPAPPDAGPGEREPRKEPRTAEKRPLRRGAEKSLPPAATGPGADGQPAPPWITVTRQKRRGTLDQPPNQEDKPGARTLKSEPGKQAKVPERGQEPVKQADFVRSKSFLITPVKPAVDRKQGAKLNFKEGLQRGISLSHQNLAQSAVMMEKELHQLKRASYASTDQPSWMELARKKSQAWSDMPQIIK